The following are from one region of the Arachis duranensis cultivar V14167 chromosome 10, aradu.V14167.gnm2.J7QH, whole genome shotgun sequence genome:
- the LOC107471570 gene encoding 54S ribosomal protein L37, mitochondrial, translating into MAMNHVRLVSRNLITKEAIGVSFQRTFATGKAKKGSKGGAADAPKASSLSKEVKASTVVGANILKEGADPKIQPDSEYPDWLWHLLDKRSALSELRRKDINKLPYEDLKRFVKLDNRARIKENNSLKSKN; encoded by the coding sequence ATGGCAATGAACCATGTTAGGTTAGTTAGTCGAAATCTTATTACCAAAGAAGCCATTGGAGTTTCATTCCAAAGGACATTTGCCACTGGCAAAGCGAAAAAAGGATCAAAAGGGGGTGCTGCGGATGCACCCAAAGCATCATCTCTCAGCAAGGAAGTCAAGGCAAGTACGGTTGTAGGCGCCAACATTCTCAAGGAAGGCGCCGATCCGAAAATCCAGCCTGATTCTGAATACCCTGATTGGTTATGGCATTTGCTTGATAAACGCTCGGCACTAAGTGAACTGCGTAGGAAGGACATCAATAAACTGCCTTACGAAGATCTTAAGCGCTTTGTTAAGCTGGATAACCGAGCAAGGATCAAGGAGAATAACTCTCTCAAGTCCAAGAACTGA
- the LOC107471576 gene encoding LOW QUALITY PROTEIN: uncharacterized protein LOC107471576 (The sequence of the model RefSeq protein was modified relative to this genomic sequence to represent the inferred CDS: inserted 1 base in 1 codon): MHHTDFPLRWESTGDQWWFASPIDWAAANGHYDLVRELLRIDSNHLFKLTSLRRIRRLEVVWDDEEQFSYVAKLRCQVAQKLLLESESKKGRESLIRXAASAGDLCFVEMLLERNPLLVFGEGEYGVTDILYAAARSKNCEVFRVLFDFAVSPRFVTGKGGMEEHIGEIPSVYKWEMTNRALHAAARGGNIKILEDLLANCTDILAYRDSQGSTLLHAAAARGQVEVVKYLISSFAMTNSIDHQGNTALHVAASRGQLAAAEALVSASPALISQTNNAGETFLHKAVSGFQTPGFRRLDRQVELLRKLLSGKSFHVEEIINVKNNDGRTALHMAIIGNIHTDLVQLLMTAPLINVNICDVHAMTPLDYLRQQPNSSSSDILIKKLISAGGMFGCQGHNSRKAIASHLRKQSIGTSPGVSFRVSDTEIFLYTGIESNLDYACPDQGSGGRSSSSSEHIPDDFTAANRVSSVSKRPSSVNYAASKLKRVLQWPRVKDKKEGEGMKKSIDEGSVDSSCKKWNNNNNNNNSSNNTAIEEAPTPLRKRFPSTKPTSLPNNKRTLSVRSHQSSPNAKKRFASGLVHGVMQSMPQVKVSGRSRSSSFSKSSTISSPRSMDKQKGVYIAGPSCDDESPHLSKRSTSVSKKLRVCFGAPGLNVMKNPSHRRQESQTSYKDHAIAVA, translated from the exons ATGCATCATACAGATTTTCCTCTTCGATGGGAGAGCACAGGGGACCAATGGTGGTTTGCGTCGCCAATCGATTGGGCGGCGGCCAACGGCCACTACGATTTGGTCCGTGAGCTGCTCCGAATCGACAGCAACCACCTCTTCAAACTAACCTCCCTGCGGCGAATCCGGCGACTAGAAGTGGTTTGGGACGACGAAGAACAATTCAGCTACGTAGCCAAGTTACGGTGCCAAGTTGCGCAAAAGCTTCTTCTAGAAAGCGAATCGAAGAAGGGGAGGGAGTCGTTGATCC GGGCGGCGTCGGCCGGGGACTTGTGTTTTGTAGAAATGCTTCTTGAGAGGAATCCTCTGCTGGTTTTCGGCGAAGGAGAGTACGGTGTGACTGATATACTGTATGCGGCTGCGAGGAGCAAGAATTGTGAGGTGTTTAGGGTGCTGTTTGATTTCGCGGTTTCGCCGAGGTTTGTTACCGGCAAAGGGGGTATGGAGGAGCATATTGGGGAGATTCCTTCTGTTTATAAGTGGGAAATGACGAATAGAGCTCTTCATGCTGCTGCTAGAGGTGGTAATATCAAGATCTTGGAGGACCTTCTTGCAAATTGTACTGATATTTTGGCTTATAGAGATTCTCAGGGCTCAACTCTCTTGCATGCAGCTGCTGCCAGAGGCCAGGTTGAG GTAGTTAAGTATCTTATATCATCCTTTGCCATGACCAACTCCATAGATCACCAAGGCAACACTGCTCTCCATGTGGCTGCTTCAAGGGGCCAATTAGCCGCGGCCGAGGCTCTTGTCTCTGCATCTCCGGCGTTGATCTCTCAAACCAACAACGCCGGCGAAACTTTTCTCCATAAGGCCGTGTCCGGCTTCCAGACACCCGGCTTCCGGAGATTGGACCGACAGGTTGAGCTTCTAAGAAAGTTACTGAGTGGTAAGAGTTTCCATGTGGAGGAAATCATAAATGTGAAGAATAATGATGGAAGAACAGCACTTCACATGGCCATAATTGGAAACATTCACACTGATCTTGTTCAACTCCTAATGACTGCTCCATTAATAAATGTGAATATCTGTGATGTTCATGCCATGACTCCACTTGATTACCTTAGACAACAACCAAATTCTTCATCCTCAGATATTCTCATCAAGAAATTGATCTCAGCTGGGGGaatgtttggttgtcaaggTCACAATTCAAGAAAGGCCATAGCTTCACACTTGAGGAAGCAGAGCATTGGAACCAGCCCCGGCGTGTCGTTTCGAGTGTCCGACACTGAAATATTCCTCTACACTGGCATTGAGAGTAACTTGGACTATGCTTGTCCTGATCAAGGAAGTGGAGGAAGGAGTTCTTCTTCGTCAGAGCACATTCCGGATGACTTCACCGCCGCGAATCGAGTATCGTCCGTGAGCAAAAGGCCTAGCTCTGTAAACTATGCTGCATCAAAGTTGAAAAGGGTCCTTCAGTGGCCAAGGGTGAAAGACAAGAAAG AAGGTGAAGGAATGAAGAAGTCTATAGATGAGGGTTCAGTGGACTCATCATGTAAGAAAtggaataacaacaacaataataataatagtagtaaTAACACTGCCATTGAAGAAGCTCCAACACCATTGAGGAAAAGATTCCCTTCAACAAAGCCAACATCACTTCCTAACAACAAAAGAACACTCTCAGTGAGGAGTCACCAGTCAAGTCCCAATGCAAAGAAGAGATTTGCCTCAGGACTAGTCCATGGAGTAATGCAATCAATGCCACAGGTTAAGGTCTCAGGGAGATCAAGGTCTAGCTCGTTTTCCAAGTCCTCGACGATTTCTTCGCCGAGATCAATGGACAAACAGAAGGGTGTTTACATTGCTGGGCCTTCTTGTGATGATGAATCACCACATTTGAGTAAGAGAAGTACTTCAGTTAGTAAGAAGTTAAGGGTATGTTTTGGTGCACCTGGCCTTAATGTCATGAAGAACCCAAGTCATAGGAGGCAAGAGAGCCAAACTAGTTACAAGGATCATGCCATTGCTGtggcttaa